CGCTAGCTCTATCCCTCATGCTCACCAGCTACACTTCCGCCGCCTTCATAGCACTATACAAAGCTAGAAGGGCTCTAGTGGGTTAGGATGGTTCCGCGCCAGTTCACTTCCCCCTTCACTGGCTTAGGCCTTCGGGCCCGCCTTGCTGCCTCCGCGAGAGTAGGAAAGAGCTGAGGGCGAGGCTGGAGGAGCGGGTTGAGAGGCGCGGCGCGGAGCTCCAGCAGCTCTTCGGCGAGTACGGTTTGGGTGTTGACGCGCGGAAGCTGCTGCGCAGCGCGGTGAGGGATCTGTGTTCTTCAGCCTGCCTCGCAGCCCGCTGAGCTGGTACGGCTCGCTGATCGAGGAGGTTAGGGAGGGCTTGGAGGGAGCTGGGGACGAGGTTTGGGAGGAGCTGATGCTCCACTACAGCACTGCTATCGTGGTGAGGGGCTCTACAGCTTGGGTGAAGGTGGGCTACCCTCCCTCAAGGCTCTACACCGCCAAGTTCAGGAGAAGCGTGAGCGTGGCTGAAGCTGTAGTGGCGCCGGTGGCGAGGTACCTCATCCCTCCAGGAGAGGTGAAGGTCGTCATGGAGGGTGCTTCCACTTTCCAGGCGGGCACGGGAGGAGGCTATGCCGCGCCGAAAACCCTCAAGCTTTTCCTCCTATCTTTTCCTCTGCGTGCTCTAGGGGCTGGTGCAGCGCAGCGGTGTTGCCGCGCGGGGTGAAGGTTTAAAACGCGGGCTAAAGCCGGTGAGCGTGGTGTTCTGGGTTAGGATGGAGGAGCTCTCTGGGCTCCTGCACGAGGTTGACTCGGATCTGCTCAACCCCAAAAGGTTCGCGATTGTAAGCCTCCTTTACGCGATCGGGCCGATGAGCCTCAGGGAGCTAAGGCAAACTCTCAACCTCACGTGGGGGGACCTGGACAGCAACATACGCAGGCTCCACGAGAAGGGTTACATACGCCTCTGGAGGGGGCTCGGCAGCGGCCCCCGAATCCTAGAAGTGAAAACGGAGCTCACCGAAGCTGGGATCCGGGAGTACGAGAAGCTAGCTCAGCAGCTAAGCGCAGTCCTGCGGAAGGTGGAAGAAGCCAAGAAGCAGGCCTGTTAGCAGCAACCAGAGCGGTCCAGCTCGAGTGCTACGCTGATGCTGTGGCGAGACATTATTCAAGCTGCTAGGCATACTGCGAAAGCGGTGCTACCCATACTTTCCCCTCGTCAGTGCCCTCTACAGGGAGGCTTTCGAAACACCTAGAGCAGGCTCCGCCCTCTTTCTTCTCCACCTGGATTAGAGTGCAACCGCCGGGTGTGCAGCGCGAAGCTTAATATCACTGTAAGGCCGAAACTTCCCCGTATCTATGGAGCTGCCCAGCGAGTGGGTTGAGAAGGCTGACATCTTCTTTCGTGAAGCTAAAAGACACATCGAAGAGGGGGTTTACTGGCTGTCATGCTTCGAAGCCCAGCAGGCTGCCGAACTGTATCTAAAAGCGCTTCACGTAGCAGCTGCAGGCCTCTACCCCTTCACTCACGACCTCTCCGAGCTGCTTAACTCTCTAAAAGCTCTCAACTTTAACCCTCCGGACGATCTCTTCGTGGTCGCTGACGCTCTCACAGCTCACTACACTCTTTCAAGGTACCCGGGAAGGAAACCTGTTTCCTACACGAAAGATCTCGCTGAGAGGTGCATCTCATATGCGGAGAGAATCATCGAGTGGGTTAAGCGAGTATCTAAGGTGGAGGGCTGAACTCCTGAAGCGGCAAAACGAGCTTCTAAATGAATTCGTAGAGAGGGTTGTAGAGAGGCTGGGGAAGTGCGCCGTGCTACTCTTCGGCTCTAGAGCCCGAGGCAACCACCTGCCCTACAGCGATTTCGACATCGCTGTCGTTGTGGAGGAAGCTGTAGACAAGCTCTCCTTGATTGAGGAGCTGCGAGCCTTGAAGCCGAGAGGGCTACCCCTCGACCTCGTGGTCTTTGGAAGGGAGGATCTGGAGAATCCAGTTGTGAAGAAGATGCTAGAAAGCGCTATCGTCCTGCACGACAGCCTCCAGCTCAGCGAACTCGTCTCAAGCTGTTGCACTCGCGGCTTGTCGAAGCCTGAGCTTTAAATGGTAGGCAGCGTTACTCTGATCGAGGGAAGAGATGTTCCAACGCTCGCATAGCGCAACGCTAGGTTTCACCGGCCGGGAGCCGTGGCAGGACTTTTACGCCAGGCATGTTGTGGAAGTGCTTGTCGAACGTGTACACCTCCTCGACCCCCTCCTCCTTCATCTTCACGTACGCGAGAGCATCATTTACGCTCACACTGTAGCGTTGGGCAACATCCAACGAAGCGTCGAAATCCCGAGGCTCTACGGGTAGGACCTCTATGTTCTCCTTCGAGAGTATGCCGCCGGCCACCAGCTTAATACTGTAGGATAACCCCAGTCTCGCTTCAACTACGTTCGCCACCTCGCTCACGTGGACAACGGTTGTGACCACAGGCTCCCCTTCCTCAACCCTCACCAAAACCTCCTGCGCAGCCCTTTTAACCGCAGCCTCTCTCGGGGTCAAGCTGCGCTTCGGCTTCAAGTAGGCGTGCAGAAACACGCTGGAGTCCAGGAACCTAGCCCTCACGGTAGAGCGCCCCCTTCAACGCGTGAGTATCCGCGAAATCCTCAACGTCAACCTCGATTGCGTCGAAGAGTTCCGTCAGCTTCAGCGCGCCCAAAGGCTTCAACCTCAACTCACCATCATCCAATACCTCGAGCATAAACACCCGCGCACCCACCCTCCTACGCACACTGGAGGGAATCAAGATCCTGCCAAATTTATCCATCTTCACCAGATAGCTTTCAATCACAGCTTACACCAGAATCTCTAAATCATCCAGAAATATAATTCTTACCATCAATGCTGGGTTAGCCATCAACCAACGACCACTGTAGAGAGCATTCAGCCCGAAGATTTTAACCTTTAAGCCGGCCACGATGATCAGTAATGCCATTTTCTAACTACCACCCCTAAGCGTAAAACAAGGCTTGAAGTCCCCCGCATCAACTCCCCGAGAACTTACGAAGCATGCCTCGCTACAGACTCATATCTACGCTTCCTCCTACCCGTCCCAATAGCCGCGGCAACCCAACGTGCCTAGCGTCGCCTTGCAGGCTATGCTTGAAAGGTGAAACCTGGCTACGTACCGATGGTTGAAGCACGGCATCGGGGACGAGTTAAACGGGAGTATCGAGGGAAGCCTTGAAAAAGTGAACGGATTGAGTTTCAAGTGGAGCTACTTTCTCCTTCTAGCCCGGATGACTAAGAGCACAGCCACCGCTAGGACTGCAAGCGCGGCAGCGATCAGCAGTAGGTTGTTTAAGTCCAGAAATCGGTGGTTTCCGGCTTGGGCTTCCAGTATGCAACGAGGTTGACGGGCTAGTTCACGGTGAAACTGTAGGTTGGTGACGTGGGGGCTGTCTCTCCGTAGGAAGTACTTAAAGGTGTAGTTGCGTTCAAGCCCTTCGCGTAGACGCCGGGGCCCCGCACACTCCCGTAAGCAGAGTGCGCGGTTACCGCGTACTCGGCCTTGTGTATCGGTTTCATCAAGAGGTATCGATAATAATCATTGTTCACGTTTCACCAGATATTTTACAGAAAAGTTTTTCAATGTTGAGGATTATCCCTGGATCGCGACTTTGAAGCCATTTTATCATTTTCTCACCGCCTACGTAGAGGGTTATACGGGTGAACGGTTTTTCACGGCCGGAGTTGTTCTCTTTCAGCTGCAGTACTTTTCGGATTACATTTTCGATGTACCTAGCAAATCCCTCCTTCCACTCCTGCCAAACCATGTACTCGTAATCCTTATGACATAAATACTCCTTTAATTCTCTCCTTATAATTGGGATTTCCTCAGCGTTAGCATCTAAAAACCTCGAGTAAAGTTCCACAAAGTGATCATCGGTGTAGGGGAAGGGGTAATTGAGCTCCCACGAGTAGTTGCCGGCTTCTACCTCCTCTCTCGCTACTGTAAGGCTGCTTTTGAGCTTCTCCTCGCAGCGCTCCCACTGATAGCAGTGGACAAACTCGTGTAAAACGGAAACTATACTTTCTAAAATAGCTTCACCAGATAGAGAGACTACAGCTGTCATTCTCCAATCGTTCACGTCTAGGGGGAGAGCGGCGGAAACAGTATCCGGCATCCAGCTGGGTGCTGTTACGATTTTTGCAAGCCTATATTCGTTATTAGAAGGCTCGAAAAGGTAGAGTTCTCTCCCCCTAAGTACAGCTAGTGGGTATAGCTTCGTGAACAAGGGATGAATCTGCCGAACTTTTCTCAAGATCGATAAAAGCGTAGCCACAAAATCGGAAACATCCATGCTCACTAGACGCTTGGTTAATACTTATGTTTTACTCTTACATTAAAAATGGCTTTAGCCGCTGCGCTAACGGATAAGTGAAATGAGCTCAACGTCATGGTGGCTGTGTGGTACGCTTGTGTGATGAATTGCTGGGGAAGCGTGACCCTGAAGGGTACTATGTCATCCTCGCGAAGCTCGAGGCACTGCCTCTGCTTGAGGGCTTCGACGTGCGGGTGGAGCAGAGCCCCTCCCTGCTGGTGAGGGTGAAGTCCCGCAGCGTAGCGCGCAAAATCTGCCGAATCCTCCAGGCGCGGAACCCCCTCGTACACCCTTAGAGCATGGCAGTGCTCAACTACTCGAGTGCTTTCGCGGATTCTGCTCAAGGCTTCCCGGCTTCAGCTTCTCCTTCAGCTTTCTCCCCCTCTCAATAGCTTCGAGCTTTTCCTCAAGGCTCCTGTGGTACTCGATTCTGTGCTTCGCATCCTCCCAGACTTTTCTCCAGTAGTAGAAGTACTCCGAGATTTCAAGCTCGTCCCCGAAGAGGACGATGTAATCATCGATGATCGAGGCTTTCACCTTCAATGGTAGCAGCTCGAAAACCCTCACATCGTAGATCGGCTTAAACCTGCCGATGAGGCTGCGCTGAATCTCCAGGTTCTTGTCCTGATCCCTCAGCCTCGTAATCACAGCTACGTCGATGTCCGACCCCTCTCTAAACTCCCCCGTCACGTAGGAGCCGAAGACAACTGCTTCGAAGCTCGAGAGAGCTCGGAGATCCCTCTTAATCTCTTCGAGACTGGGCTTCGAGCGCATTCTCGACCCTCCTTATGAACTCGAAAAGCGCTTCCTTAACCCCCGACACACTAGGCCTCTTACAGCCTCACTTCTCGTCTCGTACACTCCGAGCTCGATGAGCGTATCGATAAGCCGAATCCCCTCTCACCCAACCTGACAGGAAGTACTTTGCTCGTCACGACTCTGTATACGATTAGGTATACCAAAAATTAAGCCTTTGCCAAACACAGGGCCGAGTGAGAGCCTGACCGCAATATTTCTGAACGTTTAGGGGATCGTCTAGGCTGTTTATCGCGGCTAAACTGCTTTCTTCCAACGGTTACGCCAGGGGGAAGCGATCCTTAGATGACGAAAATGCTGGAGCATGGTTCCGCAGGGCGAGATACGGTTAGATAAAGGAACCTCCATAAAGCTGTAAACCAGCGGCAACGCTTAAAGCGCTAGTTGGTCTTTCGATGCTGGGATGGGCCACACAGTGGCAGAGGTTGGGCTCTACAACCCTTGCGATACTTCCAGGTCTTTGGCACTGGGGCTACTAGTTGATACGGGTAGTGCTTACAGCTGGGTTAGGCGGGAAAGACTCGAGAGCCTAGGCATAAAGCCAATGGCGAAGTGGAAGTTCAGAACGATCGAAGGGAGGGTGTTGAACGTGAGATCGGCGAGGCCGTGTTTGAGTGCTTGGGTGAGAGGGCTACTAGGATTGTCGCATTCGCGGAGGTAGAGGGTGCTGAGGTCCTGGGGGTTGACGCCCTAGAAGGCTTGAGGCTCGAAGTCGATCCCGTGACGAAGCAGCTCAGGAAGGTTGAAGCCCTACTCGCGCTATGGGTCGATTCTCCCGCGCTAACCCCCTGGTGATTAGAGGGTTCAAGAAGTGACGCGCGAATACGTAAATCACGTTTGTACAACCTACTAACTTTATGACGCGTCAGGCTGTGCCCGCGTGGGGATGCTGTCGATATTATTTCATGACCTAGCGCGTATAGCCTTAAGGCTATCTTCGCCTGGTAGTATTCGCTGCTCCAGAAAGCTTTAGCTTAGCGCCGTCAGACATATTAAGCATGGCGTCCGTGTGAAGCTGTGCCGTTCACACCCTTCCACCTCGGCCCGGCTCTAGGGCTTGGAGTCCCGCTGAGGAAGTACATCCACCTCCCAACTCTGCTGGTGGCGAGTGTGGTCAGTGACGTGGAACCGTTTCTCGTACTCCTGCTGGACCTCAGCTCCCCGCTGCACGGGCTCCTGCACACGTTTCTCCTAGCGGTGCCCGCCGGCTTCGTGCTGGGGGTCATCATGCACCTGCTCGAACCTGTGCTCGCTCCACTGCATAAGGCGCTGCTTCTCGAGCCGAAGGAAGGGGTGGGATTCCGCGGCTTCCTTCTCGCTGGAGCTATTGGAGCGGCGTTGCACGTGCTGCTGGATGCGCCGCTGTACGATGACATTATGCCTTTCTACCCGCTGACCGTAAACCCTCTGTACAATCCATCACTCTCTAGGGTCGTGTACGCGCTTTGCATCGGACTCGGCCTTCTAGGTTTAATTGAGTATGTAGCTCTCGCAAGAGCCCCTTCATCGACGCGCTGGTAGGTTGGGCTAAACCGGTCTACCCTACTGGTCTGATCTACTTCTCTTATCTTACCGCAGCAGACTTCTGCTTCCGAACACGGTTTTTACAATCGGTTTTCTTTGTCATAAAGCTTATAATATGGTATTATAATTTGTGCATAATGGTGGAGGTTGTCGAAGTGGATGCTAACGGCCGTATTTACCTGCCGGCAAGCGTGCGGAGGACCATCCCGTGGAGGCGCTTTATCGTGCGGGTAGAGGGCGATATGATCGTTCTGACGCCGGTGAGGCCGGCTGTGGAGAAGTACTACGGTGTCGCGGGGAAGCCTGCGTACACGACGGCGGAGGAAATCGATGAGGCGGTGGAGCGTGAAACGAGGAGAACGCTTGAGGAGGATCTACGTTGATGTGAACGTCCTCTACTACTACCTAACCGCGCACCCGGTGTACGGTGAGAGGTCGAAGAGGTACCTGGAGGAGTTCAGCGGCCAGCTGGTTACTTCTTCGCTCACGGCTTGGCTCCTCTACGTTCTCACGCGTATTGAGAACATAGCGTTGATTCTCGACGAGATTGGGGTAGAGCTTGCACCCTTCGACAGCAATGTACTAAGGGAGGCTACGAGGTTGGAGAAGCCGAGGGACCTCGAGGATCGCATACACCTAGCCACTGCTCTGCGGCTCGGCGCTGCAGCAATACTCTCGAACGATAAGGATTTCGACGGGATACCCGGTATCAGGAGGATCTTCGAGTAGCATGCAACGATCCCTGAGGATGCGTGCAAGCTACTGTGGAGTAAAGCTCGGAGGGGGAAAGGCGGCCGGGCGGAAGGGTATGGGCCTCGGGTTCTCAACCACGTGTTGCTGGGGCCTCCAACACGAGTCAACCCACGAGCCTGCGCCCGCAGGTTTTCCCGTGCTGGCTGCCTCAGCCTCGCATGATTGAGGTCCGAGGCCCGTGCTCTTCCGCCTTGCAATAAAAGGTGCGCAGGGGAGGGGCAGTATCGCTGTGTTGAATGAAGTAAGTTTCGGGGAGGTTTAACTCCTTTAGTTCTGCCGCTCTATCCCTCTTCCCCCCGTTTATTGCGAGCTTCACGCTGGCTGGGCAGTCTAGGGGGATTAGCGCGGCTGCCGCAAGGCCGCGGAGAGGGCTGAGCCGTACCTTACTCCGCTCCACTCGCTCGCTTCGATGAGGCTGTCTGTGATTGAGCCCCCCAGCGCTGAGCCGGCAGAGGCTGCCAGGCCTTGAGCCAGGTTGTAGTAAGGGAGGTAGCTGGCTTCAGCTCGGGTTCCGCGACCTCGATCACGTAGAGTGGGGTTACGACTGCGCCGGGCGCGGTGAAGGGGCCTGATAGCGCCTGCCACATGAAGATCGGCGCGGGGCTGGGGGCGAGGGCGTAGACGGTAGGGAACGTGATGAGGCCCGCCCTGCTGACGAGCGTCAGCTTGGGTAGTTTCCCGTTTTGTACCGCTCTGCGAGCGCGTACTGGGAGATCGTGGTGGAGGTGGTGGAGAGGAGGTTGAGCAGAGCGAGGTCTGCGACGCTCACGCAGAGGACGTACTTCCGGGCTGGTGGGAAGGGGGCCAGGCAATGGCCATCACGAAGGTGTAGAAGCTGTTCGCAGCTGTGAACTTCAAGAGGCCTTGTTCTCGACTGCCTCCCGTTAATGGACCCGCCGCTCTGCCTGAATCCTTTCAACTAGATGCGGAGCATCGTGAGCCACGTGGCTGATGCAGCGATGACCTCGAACCCCCTAAAGTTTGGCGGGCTAGCGGCTCGAGGAGCTCCACGATTATGCTCTCGTTCTTCCTCGTCGGGACGACGACAGAGATCGCACCCGAGTAAATCCTCAAGGCTTTTAAGTGGGCACCGCCCCAATAAGCCGGTGATGAGGGTTTCTGGTTCGGAGGTATGAAGAGAGCTTGATTAGCTGATACATCGGGAAAATCCACGCGCCCCCGGCTTTTAGCCTGCAGGTGGGTTCAGGAGCTCCAGCGTTGCTATCGTAGAGTAGCCGTCTTGCTGGGCCTCAATCGCGGCTAGCGCCAGTGGGCTGCGACGGCGATGAGAGCGCCCACTGCGATCACGACGGCTCCCACGTACTCGGCTACGGCTACCGACGGCCACCGGACCGTAGCTTCAACGAGGTAGCCGAGCGGTGTGGGGAGGAGCCCGAGCAGGAGGAGGACTATGCCCGGTGTACGCCTCTTCTCCGCGAGCAGCGCGAGGCCGAGCGCCGTCGAGGCTAGGAAGGATTGGACGTAGAACCAGGTGGATACGAAAGTGTGCGGCCTTGTCCCGCCCGGGTAGACGCCGACGAGAGCAAGGAAGATTCCGGAAACGAAGTAGAGGCCGCAGGCGAAGGCTGCACCCTTGCTCCTCGACGCTAGCAGGAGGCCCAGCGAGAAGAGGCACATCATTGCTCCTAGCACGATTAAGCCGTAGTTGTAGATCCAGGGGTCTGTGGCTCTCGCCGCTCCTAGATCGCTGAACGCGTGCCTGTAGAAGTCGAACCAAGGGTTTCGCGCCGCAGAGGCCAGTACGACTACGTGGAAGG
This region of Thermofilum sp. genomic DNA includes:
- a CDS encoding MarR family transcriptional regulator, giving the protein MSVVFWVRMEELSGLLHEVDSDLLNPKRFAIVSLLYAIGPMSLRELRQTLNLTWGDLDSNIRRLHEKGYIRLWRGLGSGPRILEVKTELTEAGIREYEKLAQQLSAVLRKVEEAKKQAC
- a CDS encoding HEPN domain-containing protein; this translates as MELPSEWVEKADIFFREAKRHIEEGVYWLSCFEAQQAAELYLKALHVAAAGLYPFTHDLSELLNSLKALNFNPPDDLFVVADALTAHYTLSRYPGRKPVSYTKDLAERCISYAERIIEWVKRVSKVEG
- a CDS encoding nucleotidyltransferase domain-containing protein gives rise to the protein MRRESSSGLSEYLRWRAELLKRQNELLNEFVERVVERLGKCAVLLFGSRARGNHLPYSDFDIAVVVEEAVDKLSLIEELRALKPRGLPLDLVVFGREDLENPVVKKMLESAIVLHDSLQLSELVSSCCTRGLSKPEL
- a CDS encoding type II toxin-antitoxin system VapC family toxin, whose product is MRARFLDSSVFLHAYLKPKRSLTPREAAVKRAAQEVLVRVEEGEPVVTTVVHVSEVANVVEARLGLSYSIKLVAGGILSKENIEVLPVEPRDFDASLDVAQRYSVSVNDALAYVKMKEEGVEEVYTFDKHFHNMPGVKVLPRLPAGET
- a CDS encoding AbrB/MazE/SpoVT family DNA-binding domain-containing protein, producing MIESYLVKMDKFGRILIPSSVRRRVGARVFMLEVLDDGELRLKPLGALKLTELFDAIEVDVEDFADTHALKGALYREG
- a CDS encoding nucleotidyltransferase domain-containing protein, with the protein product MRSKPSLEEIKRDLRALSSFEAVVFGSYVTGEFREGSDIDVAVITRLRDQDKNLEIQRSLIGRFKPIYDVRVFELLPLKVKASIIDDYIVLFGDELEISEYFYYWRKVWEDAKHRIEYHRSLEEKLEAIERGRKLKEKLKPGSLEQNPRKHSSS
- a CDS encoding hydrolase translates to MPFTPFHLGPALGLGVPLRKYIHLPTLLVASVVSDVEPFLVLLLDLSSPLHGLLHTFLLAVPAGFVLGVIMHLLEPVLAPLHKALLLEPKEGVGFRGFLLAGAIGAALHVLLDAPLYDDIMPFYPLTVNPLYNPSLSRVVYALCIGLGLLGLIEYVALARAPSSTRW
- a CDS encoding AbrB/MazE/SpoVT family DNA-binding domain-containing protein, whose translation is MVEVVEVDANGRIYLPASVRRTIPWRRFIVRVEGDMIVLTPVRPAVEKYYGVAGKPAYTTAEEIDEAVERETRRTLEEDLR
- a CDS encoding type II toxin-antitoxin system VapC family toxin; translated protein: MRRIYVDVNVLYYYLTAHPVYGERSKRYLEEFSGQLVTSSLTAWLLYVLTRIENIALILDEIGVELAPFDSNVLREATRLEKPRDLEDRIHLATALRLGAAAILSNDKDFDGIPGIRRIFE
- a CDS encoding DUF998 domain-containing protein, translated to MDARKLARVLMMLGPLAFPAFHVVVLASAARNPWFDFYRHAFSDLGAARATDPWIYNYGLIVLGAMMCLFSLGLLLASRSKGAAFACGLYFVSGIFLALVGVYPGGTRPHTFVSTWFYVQSFLASTALGLALLAEKRRTPGIVLLLLGLLPTPLGYLVEATVRWPSVAVAEYVGAVVIAVGALIAVAAHWR